The Nitrogeniibacter aestuarii genome has a window encoding:
- the pdxA gene encoding 4-hydroxythreonine-4-phosphate dehydrogenase PdxA produces the protein MMARPCLAVTSGEPAGVGPELCLRLIDHDWPGRLVVLADEQMLGERMRQLGMSIPLHSYEPSEAPPAGALEVLHTPCAVPVAPGRLDADNGRSVLAMLDRAIDGCVRGEFAGMVTAPVHKGVICEAGVPFSGHTEYLAESTGTARVVMMLVGGGMRVALVTTHLPLADVPSAITTTALAETLDILDHDLRERFSLTQPRILVAGLNPHAGEGGHMGREEIEVISPVLERLRQTGMDLVGPLPADTLFVPHTLQQGDAVLAMYHDQGLPVLKHASFGGGVNVTLGLPIIRTSVDHGTALDLAGTGRADPGSLFAAVRLAFEMAGVDTIGCAA, from the coding sequence ATGATGGCGCGCCCCTGTCTGGCAGTGACCAGCGGAGAGCCGGCGGGCGTCGGGCCTGAACTGTGTCTGCGCCTGATTGATCACGACTGGCCGGGGCGGCTGGTGGTGCTGGCCGATGAGCAGATGCTGGGCGAGCGCATGCGCCAGCTGGGGATGTCGATCCCCTTGCATTCCTACGAGCCGTCCGAAGCGCCGCCAGCCGGCGCGCTTGAAGTGTTGCATACCCCATGTGCGGTGCCGGTGGCGCCAGGCAGGCTCGACGCGGACAATGGCCGCAGCGTGCTGGCCATGCTCGATCGGGCGATTGATGGGTGTGTGCGCGGAGAGTTTGCCGGCATGGTGACGGCGCCGGTGCACAAGGGCGTGATCTGCGAGGCCGGTGTGCCGTTTTCTGGGCATACCGAATACCTGGCCGAATCAACGGGAACAGCTCGGGTCGTCATGATGCTCGTGGGCGGTGGCATGCGCGTCGCATTGGTGACGACGCATCTGCCGCTCGCGGATGTGCCCTCGGCGATCACCACGACGGCACTGGCTGAAACCCTGGACATCCTCGATCACGATCTGCGCGAGCGATTCTCGCTGACGCAGCCGCGCATCCTGGTGGCAGGCCTCAATCCCCATGCCGGAGAGGGCGGACACATGGGCCGGGAGGAGATCGAGGTGATCAGCCCCGTGCTTGAGCGTTTGCGCCAGACGGGCATGGATCTGGTCGGGCCGCTGCCGGCTGATACCCTGTTTGTGCCACACACCCTGCAGCAGGGGGACGCGGTGCTGGCCATGTATCACGACCAGGGCTTGCCGGTGCTGAAGCATGCCAGCTTTGGCGGTGGCGTGAACGTCACGCTGGGCCTGCCCATCATCCGCACCTCGGTAGACCACGGCACGGCGCTCGATCTGGCGGGGACGGGCCGTGCAGACCCGGGGAGCCTGTTCGCCGCGGTCCGGTTGGCATTCGAGATGGCGGGCGTCGATACCATCGGCTGTGCCGCTTGA
- a CDS encoding efflux RND transporter periplasmic adaptor subunit, which translates to MRFRLLACRITNYLTPAMACLAVLTMVASTLARAAGPSVVVGESRQQPVVEEVRVSGSVISPQSSRLSPQVAGRVARLMVDIGSRVSAGDVILELDSALVRIEGDAARAAAAQAREILADAQRREADGRRLVKSRTITATSYEALQSEVRANAAALRLREAEQRAADERLKQHVLRAPFAGVISAKLTEVGEWITPGTAAVSLVADERLSVDLQVPQRYFPRLDRDVPVELHLPALDDRAVEASITAIVPVSDADARSFRMRVTPVENGLPLTPGMSASATLRLGAGREGVLVSRDALLRHPDGRVTVWVLEGAQDGEVKVSERVVKTGLSFDGLVEIRDGLTAGERVVVEGNESLRNAQTVTVAGAR; encoded by the coding sequence GTGCGATTCAGACTCTTGGCATGTCGAATCACGAACTATCTGACGCCGGCAATGGCCTGTCTGGCCGTGCTGACCATGGTCGCAAGCACCCTCGCCCGTGCTGCCGGACCATCCGTGGTGGTGGGCGAGAGTCGGCAGCAACCCGTGGTCGAAGAGGTTCGTGTTTCGGGTTCGGTGATTTCTCCGCAATCCTCGCGCTTGTCGCCTCAGGTCGCGGGTCGCGTCGCGCGGCTCATGGTGGACATCGGTTCCCGGGTTAGTGCCGGCGATGTGATCCTGGAACTTGACTCTGCGCTGGTGCGCATCGAGGGCGATGCGGCCCGCGCCGCAGCGGCACAGGCACGCGAAATTCTTGCCGATGCACAGCGCCGGGAGGCGGATGGACGGCGTCTGGTCAAGTCGCGAACGATCACGGCCACATCCTATGAAGCGCTGCAATCCGAAGTGCGTGCCAACGCGGCCGCGCTCCGCCTGCGGGAGGCCGAGCAGCGCGCCGCGGACGAGCGCCTGAAGCAGCACGTGCTGAGGGCGCCCTTTGCGGGCGTGATCAGTGCCAAGCTCACCGAGGTCGGCGAGTGGATCACGCCGGGTACGGCGGCCGTCTCGCTGGTGGCCGATGAGCGGCTCAGTGTCGATCTTCAGGTGCCCCAGCGTTACTTTCCCAGACTCGATCGTGATGTTCCGGTGGAGCTCCATCTACCGGCGCTCGATGATCGTGCCGTCGAGGCGAGCATCACGGCGATCGTGCCGGTGAGTGACGCCGATGCCCGCAGCTTCCGCATGCGTGTCACTCCGGTGGAAAATGGATTGCCACTGACGCCCGGCATGTCGGCCTCAGCGACCTTGCGCCTGGGCGCCGGACGCGAAGGGGTGCTGGTTTCCCGTGACGCCTTGCTACGTCACCCCGATGGACGGGTGACGGTCTGGGTGCTTGAGGGCGCGCAGGACGGCGAAGTGAAAGTCTCGGAACGCGTGGTCAAGACCGGATTGAGTTTTGATGGTCTGGTCGAGATTCGCGACGGTCTGACGGCGGGTGAGCGGGTGGTCGTGGAGGGCAACGAGTCGCTGCGCAATGCCCAGACGGTGACGGTCGCGGGAGCGCGCTAG
- a CDS encoding efflux RND transporter permease subunit, with translation MFERIVSRGTLMTVTVLIVTVIGIVAALRISVQMIPDLDVRTVTVRTSWPGATPQDVEKEILLEQEEFLRTVPSLQRLVSTASFGRADIQLEFPYGVDMNETLIRITNALSQVPSYPNNVDEPRVYATSFSANSFMYFRITPLAGNPRQLNMVMMQDFIEDNVRTRLESINGVSQISVYGGADRQVQILIDPARLAEYGLTVVDVRQAINARNRDASGGEIESGKRRYLLRTIGRFENLDDLREMILTRRGDTLVRLGDVAEVRQGHFEITSRMLMDGESVIGLSVRREAGSNVIEIKRAMMSEMEAINHEVLEPAGMKMHVIGDDVAYVEASLQNVWQNLIIGALLASGVMYLFLRSWKMTLVGVMGIPICTIAAFLGLLLGGRTINVISLAGIAFAIGMTLDNSIVVLESIELARRRGLDRFRSAVEGVRQVWPAVLASTLTTVLVFVPILFIEQEAGQLYSDIAIAVSASIFASMVVAITVLPTACAYLDFGPATHSAAEQGGTRVVLAAVERIVASRPRRILAIVVTSCVSLGILVALTPAAEYLPEGEEPKAFARMNAPPGYNLASMERIAKQVQAHFLPYRDADPSRFADGEDAVPSIRYLNMRVQADGLVVVVEPTVAADIRPLMDALSSHFKSYPGMRSFVSRGSIITSNDGGTRSVNLDIAGPDLETIYDVALTAYQRAQEVFDGPRINAQPSSLSLSQPLVELRPDWRRASELGLSAQDIGFTVAALTDGAFVDEFLLNDDKIDIYLYGHAGAEATLDTLSQVTLYSSAGAVVPLSSVVDIVERVDTNLIRRVDGRRMVTLNIIPPESVALETAVDVVRQQVVQHMRDRGQIPISVGMSISGASDQLDATREALSGNYVVAVIIIYLLLVAIFTHWGYPVLIMTTIPLGVAGGILGLWLMNLAGSWLPLIGLAPLVQPFDMIAMLGFLILMGTVVNNPILIVHQAMMNVREEGMKAREAVTDAVQTRLRPIAMSTLTTVVGLAPLVFIPGAGAELYRGVGAIVLFGVLGTAIVALTFLPALTVMVLNWVEGRRKPSL, from the coding sequence GTGTTCGAGCGCATCGTCAGTCGTGGCACGCTGATGACGGTCACGGTACTCATCGTGACGGTCATCGGCATCGTGGCGGCCTTGCGTATTTCGGTACAAATGATTCCCGATCTGGACGTCCGGACGGTGACCGTGCGCACCTCGTGGCCGGGTGCCACGCCGCAGGACGTGGAGAAGGAGATCCTGCTCGAGCAGGAAGAATTCCTGCGTACCGTGCCCAGTCTGCAGCGACTGGTGTCGACGGCCTCGTTCGGGCGCGCGGACATCCAGCTCGAGTTCCCCTACGGCGTCGACATGAACGAGACGCTGATCCGCATCACCAATGCCCTCAGCCAGGTGCCGTCCTATCCCAACAACGTGGACGAGCCGAGGGTGTACGCCACCTCGTTTTCGGCCAACTCCTTCATGTATTTCCGCATCACGCCGCTGGCGGGCAATCCACGCCAGCTCAACATGGTGATGATGCAGGACTTCATCGAAGACAACGTCAGGACGCGCCTCGAAAGCATCAACGGCGTGTCGCAGATCAGCGTCTATGGTGGCGCCGACCGGCAGGTGCAGATCCTGATCGATCCGGCACGGCTGGCCGAGTACGGGCTCACGGTCGTGGACGTGCGCCAGGCGATCAATGCGCGCAATCGCGATGCCTCCGGCGGTGAGATCGAGTCGGGCAAGCGCCGCTACCTGTTGCGCACCATCGGCCGTTTCGAAAATCTGGATGATCTGCGGGAGATGATCCTGACCCGGCGCGGTGACACCCTCGTGCGCCTGGGTGATGTGGCTGAAGTCAGGCAGGGGCATTTCGAGATCACCAGTCGCATGCTCATGGATGGCGAATCCGTGATCGGCCTGTCGGTGCGTCGCGAGGCCGGCTCGAACGTCATCGAGATCAAGCGGGCGATGATGAGCGAGATGGAGGCCATCAACCACGAGGTGCTCGAACCGGCCGGCATGAAGATGCACGTGATCGGTGATGACGTGGCCTATGTCGAAGCATCGCTCCAGAACGTGTGGCAGAACCTCATCATCGGTGCCTTGCTTGCCAGCGGGGTGATGTATCTCTTTTTGCGCTCGTGGAAGATGACCCTGGTCGGGGTCATGGGTATCCCCATCTGCACCATTGCCGCTTTTCTGGGCTTGCTGCTGGGCGGTCGCACCATCAACGTGATTTCGCTGGCGGGGATTGCCTTCGCCATCGGCATGACGCTGGACAACAGCATCGTGGTGCTCGAGAGCATCGAGCTGGCGCGCCGGCGCGGGCTTGACCGCTTCCGCTCTGCGGTCGAAGGGGTGCGTCAGGTGTGGCCGGCGGTGCTGGCCTCGACGCTGACCACGGTGCTGGTTTTCGTGCCCATCCTGTTCATCGAGCAGGAAGCCGGGCAGCTGTATTCGGACATCGCCATTGCCGTGTCCGCCTCAATTTTCGCTTCCATGGTGGTCGCCATTACCGTGTTGCCCACCGCCTGTGCTTATCTCGACTTCGGTCCGGCAACGCACAGCGCTGCCGAGCAGGGGGGGACGCGGGTGGTGCTCGCGGCCGTGGAGCGCATCGTGGCCAGCCGCCCGCGTCGCATCCTCGCCATCGTGGTGACCAGTTGCGTGAGCCTGGGCATTCTGGTTGCGCTGACGCCGGCGGCCGAGTACCTGCCGGAAGGCGAAGAGCCCAAGGCGTTTGCCCGCATGAATGCGCCACCGGGGTATAACCTGGCGTCGATGGAGCGGATTGCAAAGCAGGTACAGGCGCACTTTCTGCCCTACCGCGACGCAGATCCGTCTCGCTTTGCAGACGGTGAGGACGCCGTCCCGTCAATTCGCTACCTGAACATGCGTGTGCAGGCCGATGGGCTGGTCGTCGTGGTCGAGCCGACGGTGGCCGCCGACATCCGCCCGCTTATGGATGCCCTGAGCAGCCACTTCAAGAGCTATCCGGGCATGCGCTCCTTTGTCTCGAGAGGATCGATCATCACCAGCAACGACGGTGGTACCCGAAGTGTGAATCTCGATATCGCCGGGCCGGACCTGGAGACCATCTACGACGTGGCACTCACGGCCTACCAGCGGGCGCAGGAGGTCTTCGACGGGCCACGCATCAACGCCCAGCCGTCGAGCCTTTCGCTGTCCCAGCCCCTAGTCGAACTGAGGCCCGACTGGCGGCGCGCCAGCGAACTGGGCTTGAGCGCCCAGGACATCGGTTTTACCGTGGCGGCATTGACCGATGGCGCGTTTGTCGATGAGTTCCTGCTCAACGACGACAAGATCGATATCTATCTCTACGGTCACGCCGGCGCCGAGGCGACGCTCGACACCTTGTCGCAGGTCACGTTGTACTCCTCCGCGGGTGCCGTGGTGCCCCTGTCGTCGGTGGTCGATATCGTCGAGCGGGTGGATACCAACCTGATCCGGCGGGTCGACGGTCGGCGCATGGTCACGCTCAACATCATTCCGCCTGAGTCGGTGGCACTCGAAACAGCTGTCGATGTGGTGCGCCAGCAGGTTGTTCAGCATATGCGTGACCGCGGGCAAATCCCCATCAGTGTCGGCATGAGCATCTCGGGGGCGAGCGATCAGCTTGACGCCACCCGCGAGGCGCTGTCCGGCAACTACGTGGTGGCCGTGATCATCATCTATCTGCTGCTCGTCGCCATCTTCACCCATTGGGGTTACCCGGTGCTCATCATGACCACCATTCCGTTGGGGGTCGCGGGCGGCATTCTCGGCTTGTGGCTCATGAACCTGGCTGGCAGCTGGTTGCCGCTGATCGGCCTTGCGCCGCTGGTGCAGCCCTTCGACATGATCGCGATGCTCGGCTTCCTGATCCTGATGGGGACGGTGGTGAACAACCCGATCCTGATCGTCCATCAGGCCATGATGAACGTGCGTGAAGAGGGCATGAAGGCACGCGAGGCCGTGACGGATGCAGTGCAGACGCGGCTGCGCCCGATCGCGATGTCCACCCTCACCACGGTAGTCGGCCTTGCCCCGCTGGTCTTCATCCCGGGGGCCGGGGCAGAACTCTATCGGGGCGTGGGGGCCATCGTGCTCTTTGGCGTGCTGGGCACCGCCATCGTGGCGCTCACCTTCCTCCCCGCCCTGACGGTGATGGTGCTGAACTGGGTCGAGGGTCGGCGCAAGCCATCCCTGTGA
- a CDS encoding cysteine hydrolase family protein, which yields MNWKTRHRSFYYEHAPEPADLVLPHDETALLCIDVQNYGLVPRDTPEEQARWQPFLDRMHHTVLPKLAALQQAFRAKGIDVMHARIACQLDDGRDRSLVQKLPGWNNLLMPKDSEASQIVPEVAPVGDEIVIVKTTDSAVTGTNLRFILHNMGIRNVVVTGIYTDQCVSSTVRALADESFRVVLIEDCCAAGTDALHRHELEIMNMIYCNVMSSAELEAMMAL from the coding sequence ATGAACTGGAAAACCCGACACCGCTCGTTCTACTACGAACACGCGCCAGAACCTGCAGATCTCGTCCTCCCCCATGACGAGACCGCCCTGCTGTGCATCGACGTGCAGAACTATGGGCTTGTGCCACGGGACACACCAGAAGAGCAGGCACGCTGGCAACCCTTTCTCGATCGCATGCATCACACCGTGCTGCCCAAGCTGGCGGCACTCCAGCAAGCGTTCCGGGCCAAAGGCATTGACGTCATGCATGCCCGCATTGCCTGCCAGCTCGATGACGGACGCGATCGTTCGCTGGTCCAGAAACTGCCGGGCTGGAACAACCTGCTCATGCCCAAGGACAGCGAAGCCTCCCAGATCGTGCCGGAAGTGGCGCCCGTGGGGGACGAGATCGTCATCGTCAAAACCACAGACAGTGCCGTCACCGGCACCAACCTGCGCTTCATCCTCCACAACATGGGCATCCGCAACGTGGTGGTCACCGGCATATACACCGACCAGTGCGTGTCATCGACCGTGCGGGCGCTGGCCGACGAAAGCTTTCGCGTGGTGTTGATCGAGGACTGCTGCGCGGCGGGCACCGACGCGCTGCACCGCCATGAGCTCGAGATCATGAACATGATCTACTGCAACGTGATGAGCAGTGCAGAACTCGAGGCCATGATGGCGCTGTAG
- a CDS encoding PEP-CTERM sorting domain-containing protein (PEP-CTERM proteins occur, often in large numbers, in the proteomes of bacteria that also encode an exosortase, a predicted intramembrane cysteine proteinase. The presence of a PEP-CTERM domain at a protein's C-terminus predicts cleavage within the sorting domain, followed by covalent anchoring to some some component of the (usually Gram-negative) cell surface. Many PEP-CTERM proteins exhibit an unusual sequence composition that includes large numbers of potential glycosylation sites. Expression of one such protein has been shown restore the ability of a bacterium to form floc, a type of biofilm.), whose protein sequence is MNLSLKTIACFAGITLLSPLNAWAGPQIFSGSGADATTAFDAFRVAINGGSRINWDGVAVDGTDANPETRIIDTGKTVEIPVDRFRGRGAIFEDPYAVSADGFGSVNPESAGQFPAFTPNNTFVMFDPENGSFSDQVIEQTFVLPNTDIAAGTRGFGAIFVDTELAGATRIEFRGVNINGHEVDLGSFDVPVGGNGETQFLGVLFDAPVITEVELVVGTHALFSFDGTNVASFGAERLQDGIDLVVTDDFVFATPELATAVPEPSTVALMLAGLAPLLRRKIRQANRCLLAD, encoded by the coding sequence ATGAACCTGTCACTCAAGACCATCGCCTGCTTCGCCGGCATCACTCTACTGAGCCCGCTCAACGCTTGGGCAGGCCCTCAGATCTTTTCCGGTAGCGGTGCCGACGCGACGACCGCTTTTGACGCCTTTCGTGTCGCCATCAACGGCGGCAGCCGCATCAACTGGGACGGCGTTGCCGTCGACGGCACCGACGCCAACCCCGAAACGCGCATCATCGACACGGGAAAGACGGTGGAAATTCCGGTGGATCGCTTCCGTGGTCGTGGCGCCATCTTCGAGGATCCGTATGCAGTAAGCGCAGACGGCTTCGGCAGCGTCAATCCAGAGTCCGCCGGTCAGTTTCCCGCCTTCACCCCGAACAACACCTTTGTGATGTTCGATCCGGAAAACGGCTCTTTCAGCGATCAGGTCATCGAGCAGACCTTCGTCCTGCCCAACACCGACATCGCTGCCGGCACCCGTGGCTTTGGCGCGATCTTTGTCGATACCGAACTGGCCGGGGCGACCCGCATCGAATTCCGGGGCGTCAACATCAATGGCCATGAAGTCGATCTGGGCAGCTTTGATGTGCCTGTCGGCGGCAATGGAGAAACCCAGTTCCTGGGCGTGCTCTTCGACGCTCCGGTCATCACGGAAGTCGAACTGGTGGTCGGCACCCACGCACTGTTCAGTTTCGACGGCACGAACGTCGCCAGCTTCGGCGCAGAGCGCCTTCAGGACGGCATCGATCTGGTGGTGACAGACGACTTCGTTTTCGCCACACCGGAACTCGCCACGGCCGTCCCCGAGCCCTCCACCGTCGCCCTGATGCTGGCGGGTCTGGCGCCGCTTCTGCGCCGCAAGATCCGTCAGGCGAACCGCTGCTTGCTCGCCGACTGA
- a CDS encoding sigma-70 family RNA polymerase sigma factor: MLIARCALRDQAAFLALYDATSAKLFGVILRIVKREPWAEEVVQDVYLRIWDSAPRYNATLGQPMTWLINIARNRAIDFLRSSEYAMAHQNEELDDALPADVDLALSAETRAEMSRLAGCMDLLKCDQRDCILLVYHLGYTPTEVAERAGHAIGTVKTWLRRGVQRLRDCMRS; the protein is encoded by the coding sequence ATGCTCATCGCGCGCTGCGCACTGCGTGACCAGGCTGCATTTCTGGCGCTATACGATGCGACCTCGGCCAAACTCTTTGGTGTGATCCTTCGTATCGTCAAAAGGGAGCCGTGGGCGGAAGAAGTCGTGCAGGATGTCTATCTCAGGATCTGGGATTCGGCGCCGCGCTATAACGCGACACTGGGGCAACCCATGACCTGGCTGATCAACATCGCACGCAACCGCGCCATCGACTTCCTGCGCAGCAGCGAATACGCGATGGCGCATCAAAACGAAGAACTCGACGATGCCTTGCCCGCAGACGTCGATCTCGCCCTGTCAGCAGAAACCCGCGCGGAGATGAGCCGGCTGGCCGGCTGTATGGATTTGCTGAAGTGCGATCAGCGGGACTGCATATTGCTGGTCTATCATCTGGGCTATACGCCGACCGAAGTCGCCGAGCGGGCCGGGCACGCCATCGGTACCGTCAAGACCTGGCTTCGGCGCGGCGTTCAACGGCTGCGGGATTGCATGCGCTCATGA
- a CDS encoding anti-sigma factor yields MRYDNPTLREHLASTYALGSLRGLARLRFERLMRDDAALRALVVDCQEMLTPLALGAPDVAPPAVVRSRLAKATSSGGATSTERGLWQRLSSWRALAAFNGLVAAALLAVVGLGLIQPAVVDSPELVYVGVLSDRANRPALAVLAYNKPFRLSVESKLPLSTSADREFRVWIRDSETDAIVFLASIPPGQKTLVIEEAAWRRLKAAKALLVTEAMSGSPTDAPTGDILFEGVCVNLKKWSEAADPSAKP; encoded by the coding sequence ATGAGATACGACAACCCGACCCTGAGAGAGCACCTCGCAAGTACGTATGCGCTCGGGAGCCTGCGCGGTCTGGCGCGTCTGCGCTTCGAGCGATTGATGCGCGACGATGCGGCCTTGCGGGCGCTGGTCGTCGATTGCCAGGAAATGCTCACACCGCTCGCGCTCGGTGCCCCGGACGTGGCGCCGCCGGCTGTCGTGAGGTCGCGGCTGGCAAAAGCGACATCTTCCGGAGGCGCGACGTCGACGGAGCGAGGGTTGTGGCAGCGTCTTTCGTCGTGGCGAGCGCTTGCCGCTTTCAATGGTCTGGTGGCTGCCGCACTGCTGGCTGTGGTGGGCCTGGGTCTGATCCAGCCTGCCGTGGTCGACTCCCCGGAACTGGTCTATGTCGGTGTGCTCTCCGACCGAGCGAATCGACCTGCACTTGCGGTGCTGGCCTATAACAAGCCGTTCCGTCTCAGCGTCGAGTCGAAGCTGCCGCTGAGCACGTCGGCGGACCGGGAATTCCGGGTATGGATACGTGACAGCGAAACGGATGCGATCGTGTTTCTCGCATCCATTCCTCCGGGCCAGAAGACGCTGGTCATTGAGGAGGCCGCATGGCGTCGATTGAAAGCGGCCAAGGCGCTGTTGGTGACCGAAGCCATGTCGGGCAGCCCGACCGACGCACCCACCGGGGACATTCTCTTCGAGGGGGTGTGCGTCAATCTCAAGAAGTGGTCCGAGGCCGCCGATCCATCCGCCAAACCCTGA
- the rsmA gene encoding 16S rRNA (adenine(1518)-N(6)/adenine(1519)-N(6))-dimethyltransferase RsmA — protein sequence MNHRARKRFGQNFLSDPNIIRKIIDTIAPQPGQNVVEIGPGLGAMTAPLQERLGHLSVVEIDRDLIAKLHERYTPEQITVHEGDALKFDFAMLGEDLRVVGNLPYNISTPLLFHLASFAEQVRDMTFMLQKEVVMRMVAEPGSSDYGRLSVMLQYRFRMGRMFDVPPGAFRPVPKVMSSIVRLMPRPADALTAINEQTLSRVVAAAFGQRRKTLRNTLREFIDDAGLEALGIDPGVRAERLAVADYVRIANAVSA from the coding sequence TTGAATCACCGCGCCCGCAAACGCTTCGGCCAGAATTTTCTTTCCGACCCCAATATCATCCGCAAGATCATCGATACCATTGCCCCTCAGCCCGGGCAGAATGTGGTCGAGATCGGACCGGGGCTCGGGGCCATGACCGCACCCTTGCAGGAGCGCCTGGGGCACCTGAGTGTGGTCGAGATCGATCGCGACCTGATTGCGAAGCTGCACGAGCGCTACACGCCCGAGCAGATCACGGTGCACGAAGGTGACGCGCTGAAGTTTGATTTCGCCATGCTGGGTGAAGACCTGCGCGTGGTTGGCAATCTGCCCTACAACATCTCCACGCCCTTGCTGTTTCACCTGGCTTCGTTCGCCGAACAGGTGCGCGACATGACCTTCATGCTGCAAAAGGAGGTCGTCATGCGCATGGTCGCCGAGCCCGGTTCGAGCGACTACGGTCGCCTGTCGGTGATGCTGCAGTACCGTTTTCGCATGGGGCGCATGTTCGATGTGCCCCCCGGTGCGTTCCGTCCGGTGCCCAAGGTGATGTCGAGCATCGTTCGTCTGATGCCGCGTCCGGCAGATGCCCTGACGGCGATCAACGAACAGACACTCTCCCGGGTGGTTGCGGCGGCCTTCGGACAGCGGCGCAAGACCCTGCGCAACACCTTGCGCGAGTTCATTGACGATGCCGGCCTCGAAGCCCTGGGCATTGACCCCGGGGTACGCGCCGAGCGTCTGGCGGTGGCTGATTACGTCCGCATCGCCAATGCCGTGAGTGCATGA